From a single Anabas testudineus chromosome 5, fAnaTes1.2, whole genome shotgun sequence genomic region:
- the zbtb40 gene encoding zinc finger and BTB domain-containing protein 40 has translation MIELPNYSSQLMQQLWALRKEGHFCDCTILVGESPHRAHKLVLAASSMLFRSLLDGSDTISIDTAVVSSQEFGCLLDMVYTGKLPLGKHNVSRIVAAADNLQMFDVAVGFKNVLTSLVNRPPPVQVLSTQTSNLSAINKAQSVNPVSSSPSNKDDSASDKVELRTEPKKEHSQDDVVDTDEPPCKRACVEQPESSEPETVKSSASVSSESATSLLEHSSQLVELLTNMSSVMELLRQAAQSLDEQQRQVVSHCCKEADPSSALEKLMSRAKEGQLNERALFKLLRAVQQKASSSFPPSLVSLLEEVEENAHESNSDQTGGEDEHCVESEQQNDSRSEEKQVEEGEGEESNTKEETEEDDKDTNATTDSSSPPPPSSLSPSKPYSCRWCKKCFAYKCRMLAHVKRCSMSQECAQQCPQCPKKLPNQRALQRHRAEAHRNTARIKKKVACDLCGRTFAHPSGMIYHKRTEHFEEKPFVCEECGAKFGANSSLKNHMRLHTGEKPYHCKHCDMNFSVAAALAYHTKKKHSEGKMYVCQYCKAVFAQSIELTRHVRTHTGDRPYVCRECGKGYSQASGLTVHLHTFHNLSEPHDCQKCCLSFSSLEEHRQHIQEFHPKEFHKCPVCNKVFTSGALLDKHKATHTGTKPFSCDICKKSYQQLSGLWYHNRTNHPDVFANHTRQLKTLVQCDVCFKFFPSTASVAKHQAAEHQGSAASTVHCPYCPAVLGGEEELQEHMSSQHVSQSGETFSCPLCPQTLISHLELQEHLLSCHMEIQEEQEAREEQASTSHRVISASSEGVESVIPEEHAQQVLVALAGGTEGGPAAELVEVNMYDLLNSSVTFICEDKPSAPNS, from the exons ATGATAGAGCTTCCCAACTACAGCAGCCAGCTGATGCAGCAGCTGTGGGCCCTGAGGAAGGAGGGCCACTTCTGTGACTGCACCATCCTGGTGGGAGAAAGCCCTCACCGGGCACATAAACTAGTCCTGGCAGCTTCCAGCATGCTTTTCAG GTCTCTTCTAGATGGCTCTGACACAATCTCCATCGACACAGCCGTGGTTTCCTCCCAGGAGTTTGGCTGTCTTCTGGACATGGTGTACACAGGCAAGCTGCCTCTGGGCAAACACAATGTCAGTCGCATCGTTGCAGCTGCAGACAACCTCCAGATGTTTGATGTGGCTGTTGGCTTCAAAAACGTCCTAACCAGCCTTGTGAACCGGCCGCCCCCTGTCCAGGTGCTTTCTACACAGACTTCGAATCTCAGTGCAATCAACAAAGCCCAGAGTGTGAACCCTGTTAGTTCAAGCCCATCCAATAAAGATGACTCAGCTTCAGATAAAGTGGAGTTAAGGACTGAGCCAAAGAAGGAACACTCTCAGGATGATGTTGTCGACACAGATGAGCCACCATGTAAAAGAGCCTGTGTAGAACAGCCTGAGTCCTCAG AGCCTGAAACAGTAAAATCCTCAGCAAGTGTATCCAGTGAATCTGCCACTAGTCTTCTGGAGCATTCCTCTCAGCTTGTGGAGCTCCTCACCAACATGTCATCTGTCATGGAGCTTCTGAGGCAAGCAGCACAAAGTCTGGATGAACAGCAAAGACAG GTTGTGAGTCATTGTTGCAAAGAGGCAGATCCTAGCTCAGCGTTGGAGAAGCTGATGAGCAGAGCGAAGGAAGGGCAGCTCAATGAGAGAGCGCTCTTCAAGCTGCTCCGGGCTGTTCAGCAGAAAGCTTCTTCGTCCTTCCCTCCATCACTGGTCTCTCtgctggaggaggtggaggagaacgCACACGAGTCAAACAGTGATCAAACTGGAGGTGAGGATGAGCACTGTGTGGAGTCAGAACAGCAGAATGACTCTAGAAGTGAAGAAAAGCAGgtagaggagggagagggagaggaatcGAACACAAAGGAGGAGACTGAAGAAGATGACAAAGATACAAATGCTACAACAGACTCTTCCTCGCCTCCCCCgccttcctccctctccccctccaaGCCCTACTCCTGTCGCTGGTGTAAGAAGTGTTTTGCCTACAAATGTCGGATGCTGGCCCACGTTAAGCGCTGCTCCATGTCCCAAGAGTGTGCACAGCAGTGCCCGCAGTGCCCCAAGAAGCTGCCCAACCAGCGCGCCCTGCAGCGCCACCGGGCCGAGGCTCACCGCAACACAGCTCGCATAAAGAAGAAGGTGGCCTGTGACCTCTGCGGGCGGACCTTCGCCCACCCGTCAG GTATGATTTACCACAAACGCACAGAGCACTTTGAAGAAAAGCCCTTTGTCTGTGAGGAATGTGGCGCTAAGTTTGGCGCCAACTCATCTCTGAAGAACCACATGCGGCtacacacaggagagaaaccataccaCTGCAAACACTGCGACATGAATTTCAGCGTGGCTGCTGCTCTCGCTTACCACACCAAGAAGAAACACTCGGAGG ggaaaatgtatgtgtgtcagtACTGCAAGGCTGTTTTTGCCCAGTCCATTGAGCTGACGCGTCACGTGCGAACACACACCGGCGACCGGCCTTATGTATGTCGGGAATGTGGCAAAGGCTACAGCCAGGCTAGCGGGCTCACAGTCCACCTGCACACCTTCCACA ATTTGTCAGAGCCCCACGACTGTCAGAAGTGCTGCCTCAGCTTCTCCTCGCTGGAAGAGCACCGGCAGCACATCCAGGAGTTTCACCCAAAGGAGTTCCACAAGTGTCCCGTCTGCAACAAGGTGTTCACCAGCGGTGCCCTCCTCGACAAACACAAGGCCACGCACACGGGAACGAAGCCCTTCAGCTGTGACATTTGCAAAAAGTCATACCAG CAACTGTCAGGTCTGTGGTACCATAATAGGACCAACCACCCCGATGTGTTTGCTAACCACACCCGGCAGCTCAAGACCCTGGTCCAGTGTGATGTTTGTTTCAAGTTCTTCCCCAGCACGGCCAGTGTGGCCAAACACCAAGCTGCTGAGCACCAAG GCTCGGCTGCGTCAACAGTGCACTGCCCGTACTGCCCGGCTGTATTGGGCGGGGAGGAGGAGTTGCAGGAACACATGAGCAGCCAGCACGTGAGCCAGAGCGGGGAGACTTTCAGCTGCCCCCTCTGCCCCCAGACGCTCATCTCCCATCTGGAGCTGCAGGAGCACCTGCTCTCCTGCCACATGGAGAtccaggaggagcaggaggccaGGGAGGAACAGGCCTCCACCTCGCACAGG
- the usp48 gene encoding ubiquitin carboxyl-terminal hydrolase 48 translates to MAPRIQLEKAAWRWVETVKPEEIEQEHIELAYRVNLPACKRGTCRRNCRGNPNCLVGIGEQAWLGEIDENAFHNIDDPNSERRDKNTFVGLTNLGATCYVNTFLQVWFHNLELRRSLYQCHNSRAQEHNIASDYEPQSICEHLQYLFALLQNSNRKYIDPSGLVKALGLDTGQQQDAQEFSKLFLSLLEDTLSKQKNPNVQNVIQRQFCGQFSYVTVCNQCERSSALPSRFYELELNIQGHKNLTECVTEFLKEEKLDGENRYFCESCQSKQNATRRIKLHSLPPTLNLQLMRFVFDRQTGHKKKLNTFISFPEQLEMGPFLEGKQDQKCVYELSAVLIHRGISAYSGHYIAHVKDARTGDWYKFNDEEIEKMEGKKLQLGIEEDIAETVKSQTRKPKCSKGYHCSRNAYMLVYKVQEEKSSDPSRNIVDVPAFLQRLVDQDNHKFEEWCSEMADMRKQSVDKGKAKHEEVKELYELLPAKDGDPYEFIPLDWLKKWLDDSTATKEIDNSLFLCCHSKLHPDKVGESKRVSLQAAELLYKRYGGGPRLDNFSLCRECVSQRCRVLRLKNQLNEDYKEVSNLVKRVLSGEGYWVGKVSLRSWRQLALEQLEEDEHETKHSNGQTNGRGPHTNSSKEFGPELSEGNEDEMKTFNEDVVCSHGGLGILETERKLVSSEVWTKLRAYFPKAPEFTQNQEPCQQCLTLEQEEKDNEAVSKMMALDQKNQLLNLFHEKNRPTLTKWPQGTDVLYIVPLYFVDEWRKFIRRPTKSSPVSNVGNTLLLCPHGGFMFTYDSLIDGDAQHIALLWPSEWEVISRLFIVDQPISIHCIKQSGSTTEYTTQPDLCWECREGFLFQQQRDLREYTQATIYIRKVVEDQMMLKEAAPEMNASSSEAEEEKEEQPKVDGDKDPDFSQSQDGAKRLKLSESGAAASAAAVPVTNITKLGGIRRSTRHRKLRGEKALIVSANQTLKELKIQIMHAFSVAPFDQNLSINGKSLTDDSATLGSLGVIPESIICLKADEPIADYAAMDDVYQVRMPEEGFKGTGLLGH, encoded by the exons ATGGCGCCCCGCATACAGCTGGAGAAAGCGGCTTGGCGTTGGGTGGAGACGGTGAAACCAGAAGAAATAGAGCAGGAGCATATCGAGCTAGCATATCGGGTCAATCTCCCGGCCTGCAAAAGAGGAACCTGTAG GAGAAACTGCAGAGGGAATCCAAACTGCCTTGTAGGCATTGGTGAACAAGCGTGGTTGGGGGAGATAGATGAAAATGCTTTCCACAATATTGATGACCCAAATTCAGAACGAAGAGACAAG AACACATTTGTTGGTCTGACTAATCTGGGTGCAACATGTTATGTCAACACATTCCTGCAAGTGTGGTTCCACAACCTAGAGCTACGTAGGAGCCTCTACCAGTGCCACAATTCCCGGGCACAGGAACATAACATTGCGTCTG ATTACGAGCCTCAGTCCATCTGTGAGCATCTGCAGTATCTGTTCGCATTGctgcaaaacagcaacagaaagtaCATAGATCCTTCAGGGCTGGTCAAAGCACTGGGCTTGGACACAGGCCAACAGCAG GATGCCCAGGAGTTTTCAAAGCTTTTCTTGTCTTTGCTGGAGGACACACTGTCCAAGCAGAAGAACCCCAACGTGCAGAATGTTATCCAGCGGCAGTTCTGTGGACAGTTCTCCTATGTTACAGT TTGTAACCAGTGTGAAAGATCATCTGCGCTGCCATCCCGATTCTACGAGCTGGAGCTGAACATTCAGGGTCACAAAAACCTTACAGAGTGTGTCACAGAGTTCCTGAAG GAGGAGAAGCTGGATGGGGAGAACCGCTACTTTTGTGAAAGCTGTCAAAGTAAACAGAATGCCACCCGTAGGATCAAACTACATAGCCTTCCTCCCACACTCAACTTGCAGCTCATGCGCTTTGTCTTTGATAG ACAAACAGGCCACAAGAAAAAGCTCAACACTTTTATCAGTTTTCCGGAGCAACTTGAGATGGGCCCTTTCCTGGAAGGAAAACAAG ACCAGAAGTGTGTTTATGAACTGAGTGCAGTGCTGATCCATCGGGGGATCAGTGCCTACTCAGGACACTACATCGCACATGTGAAGGATGCTCGCACTGGTGACTGGTACAAATTCAACGATGAGGAGATTGAGAAGATGGAAGGCAAGAAGCTACAGCTTGGCATTGAGGAGGACATTG CTGAGACGGTGAAATCTCAGACACGAAAGCCAAAGTGCAGTAAAGGGTACCACTGCTCCAGAAATGCCTACATGCTGGTGTATAAGGTCCAGGAAGAGAAGAGCTCAGATCCCTCCAGGAACATAGTTGATGTGCCAG CGTTTCTTCAGAGGTTGGTGGACCAAGACAACCACAAATTTGAGGAGTGGTGCAGCGAGATGGCCGACATGAGAAAACAGAGTGTGGACAAGGGCAAAGCCAAGCACGAGGAGGTGAAGGAGCTCTATGAGCTTTTACCTGCAAAGGATG GTGATCCATACGAGTTTATCCCTCTGGACTGGCTAAAGAAATGGCTAGACGACTCCACTGCCACAAAAGAAATCGACAactctctcttcctgtgttGTCATAGTAAACTGCACCCAGACAAGGTGGGAGAGTCCAAGAGGGTCTCCCTCCAAGCTGCTGAGCTTCTCTACAAGCGCTATGGTGGAGGTCCAAGACTGGACA ACTTCTCTCTGTGTAGAGAGTGTGTTAGCCAGCGATGCAGAGTGCTGCGGCTGAAGAACCAACTCAATGAAGACTACAAGGAAGTCTCCAACCTGGTTAAGCGTGTGCTCAG TGGTGAGGGCTACTGGGTGGGAAAAGTATCACTACGTTCCTGGAGGCAGTTGGCTTTGGAACAGTTGGAGGAGGACGAACATGAAACCAAACACAGCAATGGACAAACCAATGGACGGGGACCACACACCAACAGCAGCAAAG AGTTCGGTCCAGAGCTCTCTGAGGGCAACGAGGATGAGATGAAGACGTTCAATGAAGATGTTGTCTGCAGTCATG GGGGTCTGGGTATTCTGGAGACTGAACGGAAGCTGGTATCTTCTGAAGTTTGGACCAAGTTGAGGGCATACTTCCCTAAAGCCCCAGAATTCACACAAAACCAAGAGCCCTGTCAGCAGTGCCTG ACATTAGAACAGGAGGAAAAGGACAATGAAGCGGTCAGTAAGATGATGGCCCTGGACCAGAAGAACCAGCTGCTCAACCTTTTCCACGAGAAGAATCGGCCGACACTCACCAAGTGGCCTCAG GGCACAGATGTTCTTTACATAGTACCTCTGTATTTTGTGGATGAGTGGAGAAAATTCATCAG GAGGCCCACGAAATCCTCTCCAGTGTCCAATGTTGGCAACACTCTGCTGCTATGTCCGCACGGAGGCTTCATGTTTACCTACGACTCCCTGATCGACGGAGACGCACAACA TATAGCTCTGCTCTGGCCCAGCGAATGGGAAGTGATCAGCAGACTCTTCATTGTTGACCAACCAATTTCCATCCACTGCATTAAACAAAGTGGTTCCACTACTGAGTACACCACGCAGCCTG ATCTGTGTTGGGAGTGCAGAGAGGGCTTCctttttcagcagcagagggaCCTAAGAGAGTACACTCAAGCAACCATCTACATCCGCAAAGTCGTAGAAGACCAGATG ATGCTAAAGGAAGCAGCTCCAGAGATGAATGCCAGCAGctcagaggcagaggaggagaaagaagaacaaCCAAAGGTGGATGGAGACAAGGACCCAGACTTCAGCCAA TCACAGGATGGAGCAAAGCGGCTCAAGCTGAGTGAGAGTGGCGCAGCAGCATCGGCAGCTGCTGTTCCTGTGACCAACATTACCAAACTAGGTGGGATCAGGAGAAGCACGCGGCACAGGAAGctcagaggagagaaagcaCTCATTGTTTCAGCTAATCAGACACTTAAAGAGCTGAAAATACAG ATTATGCACGCATTCTCTGTGGCTCCTTTTGACCAGAACCTCTCTATTAATGGAAAAAGTTTAACAGACGACTCGGCCACGCTGGGCAGTCTGGGCGTTATCCCAGAGAGCATCATCTGTCTGAAG GCCGATGAGCCAATAGCAGACTATGCTGCAATGGATGATGTCTATCAGG TGAGGATGCCGGAAGAGGGATTTAAAG GCACTGGGCTTCTCGGGCATTGA
- the camk1ga gene encoding calcium/calmodulin-dependent protein kinase IGa, with translation MGRKEIICSWKKSISNIKDVFDFKGKMGSGSFSEVFMVKEKTTGKLYALKCLKKKHLAHSNLENEINVLKRIKHENVVGLEDFYESQTHYYLVMQLVSGGELFDRILDKGVYTEKDASTVIKQVLQAVCYLHENGIVHRDLKPENLLYYSMDENAKIMVSDFGLSKTLEHGVMSTACGTPGYVAPEVLSQKPYSKAVDCWSIGVITYILLCGYPPFFEENETCLFSKIMKAEYAFHSPFWDDISESAKDLISNLMEKNPMKRFTTEQALKHPWIVGETPKNQDIYRSVYQQMEKNFAKSKWKQAFNAASVIHHMQKLQMSQSEPSTLSLSMPNIMVQPSSQNDLGATGPCHGEADVLDPNGNPIAGRALYQPLRASHCPGHALTGDESREVHNFHSESDALFRPSKSMDAMAQTKDEPLQSGVCSVM, from the exons ATGGGGCGGAAGGAAATCATCTGCAGCTGGAAGAAAAGCATCAGTAACATCAAGGATGTGTTTGACTTCAAGGGGAAAATGGGATC GGGCTCTTTTTCCGAGGTTTTTATGGTGAAAGAAAAGACCACTGGGAAGCTGTATGCCTTGAAGTGCCTAAAGAAAAAGCACCTCGCCCATAGCAACctggaaaatgaaatcaatgtACTAAAAAG gataaaacatgaaaatgtggTGGGACTGGAGGATTTCTATGAGAGTCAAACACACTATTACCTGGTCATGCAACT GGTGTCAGGTGGGGAGCTGTTTGATCGCATTTTAGACAAAGGGGTTTACACCGAGAAGGATGCCAGCACAGTCATTAAACAGGTGCTGCAGGCTGTCTGCTACCTGCATGAAAATGGAATTGTACACAGGGACCTCAAG CCTGAGAACCTGCTGTACTATAGCATGGATGAGAATGCAAAGATTATGGTCAGTGACTTTGGTCTGTCTAAAACACTGGAACATGGAGTGATGTCCACAGCTTGTGGCACACCTGGATATGTTG CCCCTGAAGTCTTGTCCCAGAAACCCTACAGCAAAGCAGTGGATTGCTGGTCCATAGGAGTTATCACTTACATTTT GCTCTGCGGTTACCCTCCGTTCTTTGAAGAGAATGAGACTTGTCTGTTTTCAAAAATCATGAAAGCAGAGTATGCGTTTCATTCACCCTTCTGGGATGACATATCCGAGTCTG CAAAAGACTTAATCAGCAATCTGATGGAAAAAAACCCCATGAAACGTTTCACCACTGAACAGGCACTCAAACACCCCTG GATTGTTGGAGAAACACCTAAAAATCAGGACATATATCGATCTGTCTAtcaacagatggaaaaaaattTTGCCAAATCCAAATGGAAG CAAGCCTTCAATGCAGCCTCAGTCATCCATCACATGCAGAAACTGCAGATGTCTCAAAGTGAGCCCTCCACTTTGTCACTCTCCATGCCCAACATCATGGTACAGCCCTCCTCCCAGAATGACCTTGGGGCAACAGGACCTTGCCATGGTGAAGCTGACGTTCTTGACCCCAATGGGAATCCCATTGCAGGCAGAGCTCTTTATCAGCCACTGAGAGCTAGTCACTGTCCTGGACACGCCCTCACTGGTGATGAGTCAAGAGAAGTCCATAACTTTCATTCAGAGAGCGATGCCCTTTTCAGACCATCCAAGAG